The genomic stretch ctgcaggctgctgcgcgcggcctcctagtacgtcagcgtgtgcgggagatgcgtgatctgcagctcctccaagttgcgctacgttgcgcaacggacctcgatctcgtccgctgcgtcggggatcttgggcgtgcggtttcccccacgggcggcggacGTGCTGATTTTCCCGCGGGtagcgacctcaaagtctgcgccatcgacattcatccggcggggagaaggcatggtgtcaccgacaggagcgcaccgcgtagcaccactgcattccgccgtcggccgccgcgcgggctccttttgtcccgttggtttccatgggatccaggtggttgtacaggtgcacgtccgaTGGGCGGATGGTGCCCACTTTATGTTCATGGGTCAGCAATAAAGCGTCCCAGtctatttcaggttgagagtaataaaacaagccgagatgtaaaaggctcgtttttaggtgttagggttgtgttgcatcgagtcatggtttgtttaggttgcagctcgaggacgagctgcatgtctaggtggggtgtagtgttagagtacgtcatgggcctgtgcccgttagtcttatggtttgcttagggatcaagtaagccttgcttgggagtcaagtaaacctctctatatatggagaggagatgtatcaatctaatcaagcaagaattaagaaggaaatcccttccctcttgccaccggccgtgggcaaggcccccggccgaccctctcgcgccatccctctagcaCCACCATAACACCAACGGTGCTCCATGCAAGAAAGTTCTCTTTCATTTCATCAGTTTTAGCCCTTTTGAATATGCTTACTTAGCTAGCATCAGCTTCATTCAAATTGAGTACTAGTGTGGTCTAGGATTATTATTCTGGTAATGTTAAACGGGTTTGAGGATGGTTGTAGGCATCTAGGTGACTAGGTGGCCCGAACCGATTCGTGACGACATGTCGATGGTAATTGGACGGGACATCAATCAAAACAAGCAATTGGCTTACGCAGATAGAGTTTACTTGCTAGGAACCATATAGGCTACACAAACTCTACTATTTTGTGAAAATAACTAGTTGTTGAAGCTTTTGAGGCTTTGGTTGGTTTTCAGCATGTCTAGAGTAATGTGTGCACGCCCTGTACAATCCGGACCATTGCAACATCGAACCCGTACAAAAAAAATTGTTATGCACTTTTGCAATGTCGTTGTAATATTATTTTCCTGCGATAAAAAAGTATGCAACAAATCCTAGCCAACTGTGGCAATGTGTTCAACTTTCTAAAAGGGGTCGAAAGTTATGCAAGAAAAAACATTTTAAGCAACATTTGGAAAATGCATATGACACCAAAGCAATAACACATTTTCAACATGGCAAAATAAACTCTTACAACACACCTAGCATTGATGCAACACATAATTCATGTGTAGTAGAGAACAAACAATAGAAAGATGCAGTATGTTGAAACAACACACGCATCATAAAAAGAATCATCAACTTCATTAAGCTCCTACTATCAGTCATGGAGGCATTTACCTTAATTAGCCGATGCAATTTTGTATAGTCGTGGTGCTTTCCTATAGAGCTCGACCACTCCATATAACTTTTGTTTGAGTACTAGCTCAAGATCGTGGCAGCAAGCAAAGGGATGCCATGGTGGTGCGTGCAAGGAGGAACCAACAAAGAAGGATGCCACTCTCAAAAAAAGGAGGAGCCGAAGGAGAAGGAAAACAACAAAGAGAAAGGGTTGTGGCACTCGTGGCTTGGGTGCGAGAGACATCGACGGACTCGAACATATATTGTATCATGTATGCCAAAGAAAATACATCTATATCTTGTGTACtcctatattttctcttatttcttaataataaCTTTTTGCAGGAGGTAAATTGCCTTTTAAAAAAAAACTCCTGCAGGTAAATCACCGACTGCTGTTCTACTCCAGCCCGGTATGTAGAGAGGCTGCAGGTTGGTGCTAGGCCTTGGCCCGTGCCAAAGCCCATTCGGCGCCGTACCCTTCGGCCTTCCTTCACCCtgtgccgccggcgccgccctctGCTGCTCTTTGtcgcgccgcccgtcatccgcTCGGTGGTTTGCGCGGGACTTTCCTGTCAAGCCATCGCCCGGGCTAGCGAGCGGGGACTGTTCGCTGCAGCACGCTCTCTCGGTGGGCGCGGTATCGATTGGGGCACTGGTCCGGCGGAGGCAGTGGGAGCTGCTTTTGCTCCGGCGGAGGAGATCTTGCGGGCTGTGGCCGCTGCCATTGGGGTGCTGTCGACAAGACGACGACCGTCGAGAAGCTCGGGCGCCAAGGTTAGGTCGCTCCCCGAGTCTTCCCAGTGCATTGCTCAGCTTGTATGTGCAAATTGTGCCAGAAATTGGTATGGCTGTTCATAATTATTGTACCTGATGCTTTACTGTTTTCAGCTTTGTGCGAGAAATTGGTGACGGGGCGTTGATGCTCTATGTCCTGCCTACTCGTTATAGGTTGGACGAGATGAGTCTGTATTAGGGTGGTCGCTAAGCTATGGATTTGCTTTGTAAGTTGAAAGCCGGAAGACAGTTGCGTCAACAGCTTGGCTCTTCTACAACAAGAACGAAGCATCCTTTTCCATGGTATATTCTAGAATAGGGTCAACATTAGCTGATTGTGATCCAACTCTTACTCTACCCGTCTCACAATTTAAGGCAGTTTAGCAAACTATTTTAGGTTAGGTTGTCAAAGCGTCTTATGTCCTGAGACGGAAGGTGTCGAACAGCACACACACTGCCAGCACCGAGATGGATATAATACAAATTCAGTCTGAAAAGCATGTAGCACATAGATCTTCACCGTACAAATAACTCAAACGTAGTTCACTCACAACTTTATTTTAGGAAGCAGATCAGACATCTGCAATAGTGGCACAGAACTGTTCCTAATAACAAGAAACGGTACAGCTCTAATTATTATTATTCCCTGATGCAGTATGTGAAAGCAGCCATGGCAGCTTAGTGGTAGTATGATAGCGTCACCAAATTCCAGGAATGGATAACAGAGAAAGAGATCTTCATCTGCAAAGCATGGGCGTCATCATCATGCCTTACACAAGGTCTGGATTTCAATTGCCTAGGTCCTCCTCTCCCCACCTCCTGCTAAGAGCTCATGCTGTCATTAAGATCATCAGCCAGTAGAATTAACCAAAGAATCCAACACCAAGAAAGAGAAATATGAATCAATCATGTTTCCATGGCACTCAGTTTCAGATacacaccttctgctccttgcaCCGATCGTTTGGATTTGTCAGGGTCTCGTTCCGGCGTGGTCCGGGCCAGCACAGGCTCCTCCCGGACCGAATTCAGTTGGGCTTCAGTTGATTGCTATTCAAAGTCTTCGTAGACGTCGTCGTCCAGCATGTCGTCATCATCATAGGCAGCGATGTCGGCCGGGTAGCGGAGGATCCCACCGATCCCGCCAAAGCCCCTGCAGAACTGCGATCCTTCCTGCGACCTGTTGGTGACGAACTCCAGCCTGCAACCGTACTGCTGGTAGTTTTCAGCAAACCACTCCAGCAGCAGCGTCCTGTCAACCACATCCAGCTCACCAGACGATACATCGTCTATGAAGTTGCCCTGATCTGCCTCCTGGTCGCCGTTAAGGTACTTGATCACAGTTTCTCCCGTCACAGAATTCTTCAGCTCGTAGCGCCTCACATCGAGATTCTCCCACACGATCAGCGTGTCGACCGCGCCCATCTCGAGGGCGGACATGGTGTCCTGCACACCAAGGACATACTTCCCGGTGTCTTGGCTTATCTCCTCAAAGTACTTCCCAAGGAGCTTCTTCTCTTGAACAAACTTGACGTCAGACAGGACCTCCACAGACATCTCGATGGCCTGGTTGAAGCCGCTCTCCCCTCCGTACGACACATCGACCGATTTGAGTATCTTGGCTTGCAGGCGTTGATCAAACATCTCAGATTTGCCCAGCTCAGTCTTGAAATCGGCAGAGCCAGCCAGGATGAGCCCAACAACGTTCGGCTGGTTGGTGGCAGGGTTGATGAAGAACTGCGTGGCAAGCTCAGCCGCTTTGCGCAGGTAGTTGTGCCTCTTCTCCATGCGCAGCCGGGCGAAACGGAGAGCTGACTGCCCTCCTCTTCCGTGCTTCTTAGGGAGATCAACACTGAACTTGT from Lolium rigidum isolate FL_2022 chromosome 4, APGP_CSIRO_Lrig_0.1, whole genome shotgun sequence encodes the following:
- the LOC124650598 gene encoding eukaryotic peptide chain release factor subunit 1-2-like, which produces MVEGYETDKNIEIWKVKKLIKALDAARGNGTSMISLIMPPRDQVSRVSKMLGDEYGTASNIKSRVNRQSVLAAITSAQQRLKLYNRVPSNGLVLYTGTVVTDDGKEKKVTFDFEPFRPINASLYLCDNKFHTEALNELLESDDKFGFIIMDGNGTLYGTLSGNSREIVYKFSVDLPKKHGRGGQSALRFARLRMEKRHNYLRKAAELATQFFINPATNQPNVVGLILAGSADFKTELGKSEMFDQRLQAKILKSVDVSYGGESGFNQAIEMSVEVLSDVKFVQEKKLLGKYFEEISQDTGKYVLGVQDTMSALEMGAVDTLIVWENLDVRRYELKNSVTGETVIKYLNGDQEADQGNFIDDVSSGELDVVDRTLLLEWFAENYQQYGCRLEFVTNRSQEGSQFCRGFGGIGGILRYPADIAAYDDDDMLDDDVYEDFE